The Bactrocera dorsalis isolate Fly_Bdor chromosome 2, ASM2337382v1, whole genome shotgun sequence region tcgcagaacttttctctcgaaaactcgcaacgtcgactcatcggttgttgtcatcgtccaagcctctgcaccatatagcaggacgggaattatgagcgacttatagagtttggtttttgtttgtcgagagaggactttgcttctcaattgcctactcagtccaaaataGCACCCAATCCAAAGtagcaagagttatcctgctttggatttccaggctgacattgttggtgttgtgtacgctagttccaagatagacgaaattatctacaacttcaaagttatgactgtcaacagtgacgtgagtgccaagtcgcgagtgcgatgactgtttgtttgatgacaggagatatttcgtcttaccctcgttcactgccagacccattgttgtatttgtttacagtcacttaaaatattcttctcgactggtatggtatggtgaattcaatcgaggtcgtaaATCATCGGAAAGGTcgttcaaaatcagttgttgttccgaaaactattgatgctgtgcacaaactgatattgcaagatcgtcatgtgcCCTATggtgagattgagacaactatggGTATTAGTGCTACTAGCATACTTTAAATATTGCATGAACAATTGACCTTAAAAAATTGTCGATCGCTCGAAAAAAGGCTCTTGTCGACTAatcgagagaaatgttaacaaaatatgATAACACGTTTATGAAATCGTGACAGGTGACGAATTGTGGATTTACGCATAtgagcccgaaagtaaacaTCAGCCGATTGTATTGGTCTTTCAAGATAAGACGGGATGAGATAAGCCACTTCCAAGCAAATAGTTGCCTTTTTTTAGGAAACACTCGACATGTTGCAACCATAGCACCGGAGCAACGTAGACCAATAAAATCTGAGTGGTACACAACCATTTATTATCaattgtctttcaagaaatcaggaaaccAACCGACGAAAGAGGATCACTCTTTACCACGACAATAatagctctcacacatcgactgaaataACTGCTTTTTGAGCACTAAAAAGTCGATTTGATGACTCATCCTCGTATAGTCGTGAAGTGAATCGAATGACTTCTCGGTTCACGAGGTGTATGGCGAACTATCTTTGCGTTTTAGGGCATAACAAAATTAACTGACTTTTTTGTCGCTCGTGTGAAGTTTGGACTCCATATGACAATTAGTGTTTGTTCGGTACTTGTTTGTTTACGAATCGAAAAATTAGCCTAGCGATTTTCACCGTGAAGGAAAATTAACAACGAGGTTGCTTgaagttttgtgtttttaatggAGTAGCAAGTATGGAATCACtgaaaaatgttgcagaagcGTTTTCGAGACTCTAATGTAGTATCACGAACACAAGTCACCGAAACTTCTCTTATTGGGGTCGTCCATCCACCCGTTTTAGTGATGATAACaccgaaaaacttaaaaaaaaacaatgcttgaaaatcgtcgtatTGGCGTCAGAGTGATGAGAGGATCTGAACATTATTTATGGATCGACACAACATATTTTGgataatgttttgggtatgaattGTGTCAATGCTAGACCCGTGCCAAAGGGCCTGAAtcagttgcaaaaccaaatcgAGAAAAGGTCCTTTTAACGTAGCTGTGGATACTAACGCCTGATAAGACGTGGGATTATGAATCAAATGGTACTTGCCAATTTGTTTAAGCTTTCTACCAAATGATTTATCAAGAGATGCTATGGCTTAGTGTAGCCATACCTATGTCATGGATTTTGGCTGGTTAAAACTGTAATCTTGCTCAAGGTCGCCTAGGTCTATTTCACTCGTTTTTTCGAAAGTTCGAAACGATATTTATCGAAAAACATTGCCAACATGATTTCAAATAGCGAAAGGAAAGATCTAGagtctaatatttttcataaagcgCTTTCTACTCTAAGCGTCCTTTGTAATTCGTTAATTGGCCGCGTGTTGTGACCAAATACTATAAGCATTCTCCCGAATTGTTgcgttaatatttattttgctgccAATTTTATAGTGTCCAACCAACATCGGACGTATGGAATGCACAATACCTCTGACGAGTATACCGATCAAATTCATGCAGAGCACtgattaattataataatggtAACATAATATTTAACACTTCAACTACTCACCAATTGAAATGGGTCCATTGGCAATTAGCCATTGTGCGATGGCGGTCTCATTCTTTGGCAAATCAACACCACCCTTGACCTTGACATGTACCTTCGACTTGCTGAATTTGCATTGGTCTTTGCGTCCCTCATATGGGTAATCGGATTCCAATTCCAAACCACCAATATGCTCTATTGCTCTGCAATTTaaagaatataatatataaatatatgtatcaaAGTGAAGAGTTGCTGTAACAAGCACACTTACTCGTAGGCATTGTCCATCAAACCGCCATTGCAGGCCGAATCACTTGTGTCGCAATCAAGCAACTCCTGCTCAGAGTATTCCTCCAGCTTGCCCGTCTTCACTGCATGCAAGCCCTCGACATTGCCCGTCACACTGAAGGCCCAACACGAACCGCACATGCCCTGATTCTTCACCTTCGAAATGACACCCTTCTCTCGCCAATCAAATTCCTTTGGTAACTCAATATTGGGAATCACAGCTGGCGCATTCTTGCTTGGCTTATCCTCGGAGCGTTGCCACAGGCCAGTACGTTGTTTGTATTCCGTGCTAGTTAAGTCAGCGAATTCTGTAATGCCATACTTGGCGCTACCTGTGAGTGTAGAGAACAGCAGACGGTAGGGAATGTGAATAAAGAAGCAAAAGTAAACACAAAAAAGGAGGATATTAAGTATTTGATAGCGCACGTTCCAAGCAACGGAAGTGAAACTTTTGCCTAGGTTTGCACGAGttgcacatacaaatgtatgtatatagcaagtaTATTAGAAGTTTCTCGCTTACCCATCTCATTACGATTCAATTCTTTGATAATTTCCAAATTCTGTTTGAAAATACGCAAACGCATTTGATGCTCCATTGCGGTGTGATAGCGGCGATTGTATTTAATTTGGAATTTGCTAAATAAATGCTCGGTTTTGTCTAAACTGTGGTGATTGCGTTTCTTGTGTGTCTTCTTTTCCAGCTGCTCTACCGAGCGACTGTGGCGCCGTTTCACCAATTCCTTATTAGGGCAGTCAAAGGTCACCTCATAGCCATTGGGCAACCATGGTTGTGCCCAAATCTTGACAGTGCAGCGTTCCTTCTCATCATTTTCATTGAAGAGCTCTACATCGATTTTCGTCAATGTGCCCGAAACCACCTGTGTGGTGGCCGAATAGACCTTTGAAATCCTGCATATTAACATAGATTTATCCTTAGAATATTGGAGTTATATGAAAGTAAATATATAGAATTACCTGTAATTGGGACCATCGCCGGCAGCAAGTTTGTCAAGTGACGCCTGTAAACGTTGCTCGGCATCCTTTTTGTCCAATGTCTTAGCACCACCAACTAGATTAGAGCTACGCTTGGCACGAGCATGCAcctgaaattaaagaaattgataaataaaaataaattttagtaattcaATATTAAACAGTTACAGTATAAAATTTCAAGAGGTTTTTTTTACAGTTGATTCATGATTCAATTCTGTAGGAGGAAGCAGGAAGTTCAGTGAAAGTgccttatgaatatttttttcattttgcaatACTATTTTTGAAGGCGCTTATTACTCAAACCATGTtgaactttcaaaaaaataatacgagGAAGGACATCACCTCCTTTATTCATTGTTACTTAAGAGAGTACTCTTTTGTCGTTCGTTAACAAAAGAACGGAATTTGAATAAGGCTAGGATACAGAAGGAACGAATTTTAGCTGCACTCGCACATTCCAGGTAAACACTCATAAAATCTTCCGGGGCCTCGTCGAGTTTTATTATACAGGACATTGTAATCATTAGCGCTCAATAATCAACAAAACAGAGAATCAAATAAAAGAGAGTAATTGCAGgtttgatttaaatattaaattaattttctcacGAAAAACTGTGGATTAGAAAAATTATGTGGCAGGGTGATGTGAgttgttttaataattgttaATTGAAAACCCACTATAGGCGCCGACCTTCTTTTCCGTGAAAATTTCGCATATTTGATACTTATATACCAGAATCGTTGACCCAACCCTCACAGCTGTTGCCAACTAATATGTGAAATATAGCATTTCGCGTAACGAAAGTTttggtattttgaaaaaaaaaatgtaaatgtgtacTTCAAGTATTCATGACAGAACGTG contains the following coding sequences:
- the LOC105226576 gene encoding putative cysteine proteinase CG12163 isoform X2 yields the protein MRLAVGATIVIVALSLLSVLVTGQEAGAADEVHARAKRSSNLVGGAKTLDKKDAEQRLQASLDKLAAGDGPNYRISKVYSATTQVVSGTLTKIDVELFNENDEKERCTVKIWAQPWLPNGYEVTFDCPNKELVKRRHSRSVEQLEKKTHKKRNHHSLDKTEHLFSKFQIKYNRRYHTAMEHQMRLRIFKQNLEIIKELNRNEMGSAKYGITEFADLTSTEYKQRTGLWQRSEDKPSKNAPAVIPNIELPKEFDWREKGVISKVKNQGMCGSCWAFSVTGNVEGLHAVKTGKLEEYSEQELLDCDTSDSACNGGLMDNAYEAIEHIGGLELESDYPYEGRKDQCKFSKSKVHVKVKGGVDLPKNETAIAQWLIANGPISIGINANAMQFYRGGVSHPWKALCSKKNLDHGVLIVGYGVSDYPMFKKTLPYWIVKNSWGPKWGEQGYYRVYRGDNTCGVSEMASSAVLE